Proteins encoded together in one Vigna angularis cultivar LongXiaoDou No.4 chromosome 5, ASM1680809v1, whole genome shotgun sequence window:
- the LOC108340619 gene encoding ras-related protein Rab7 encodes MPSRRRTLLKVIILGDSGVGKTSLMNQYVNKKFSNQYKATIGADFLTKEVQFEDRLFTLQIWDTAGQERFQSLGVAFYRGADCCVLVYDVNSMKSFDNLNNWREEFLIQASPSDPENFPFVVIGNKIDIDGGNSRVVSEKKARAWCASKGNIPYFETSAKEGINVEEAFQCIAKNALKSGEEEELYLPDTIDVGNSSQPRATGCEC; translated from the exons ATGCCTTCCCGAAGAAGAACTCTCCTGAAGGTCATCATTCTCGGTGACAGTGG GGTGGGGAAGACGTCTTTGATGAACCA ATATGTGAATAAGAAGTTTAGTAATCAGTACAAGGCAACCATTGGAGCGGATTTTTTGACAAAAGAAGTGCAATTCGAAGATAGGCTTTTCACCTTACAG ATTTGGGATACAGCTGGCCAAGAAAGATTCCAAAGCCTTGGAGTTGCTTTCTATCGAGGTGCTGATTGTTGTGTTCTTGTATATGATGTTAATTCAATGAAATCATTTGACAACCTTAACAACTGGAGGGAGGAATTTCTGATTCAA GCAAGTCCTTCCGATCCCGAGAATTTTCCTTTTGTTGTCATAGGAAACAAAATAGATATTGATGGTGGGAACAGCAGAGTG GTGTCAGAAAAGAAGGCTCGGGCTTGGTGTGCATCAAAaggaaatattccatatttTGAGACATCTGCCAAAGAAGGCATTAATGTTGAAGAAGCATTCCAATGCATAGCAAAGAATGCCCTGAAaagtggagaagaagaagaatt ATACCTGCCAGACACAATTGATGTTGGAAACAGCAGTCAGCCACGGGCAACAGGGTGCGAGTGCTGA